In one window of Maribacter dokdonensis DSW-8 DNA:
- a CDS encoding M20/M25/M40 family metallo-hydrolase: MRKIAYLILGALCLQACSETPKEETQSDLFARIDTEIKQNSKGYNTLKEATETIGHRLTGSTNGAQAEEYTYNKFKEYGFEDVVYQTFEVEAWARGEVSLTINEDDVKVVTLGHAPVEAHVTGEIVDMGNGLDADYAANPDAVKGKIALVYINILPGSEEGLSNLHRSEKTALAIKYGAIGIIIINQVDNGVLLTGTASVTGELIPIPAVCIGKEDGMALKETLKTKKATAKIDMTNTSDMIKARNVVATLPGTEIPQEEIVIGGHLDSWDLATGAIDNGIGSFAVLDIARAFKANNLQPKRTVKFVMFMGEEQGLLGSKYLVEQAVENNTIENIKYMMNLDMSGNPIGMNAGGKLDNEQFFKDLGAAIQKQDTIYQNKFSNKSGLHSDHQPFMLEGVPILSVHSNLDRSIYGCYHSDCDDFHLVNEDHMKNTARFGTMMLYALANADTLPATKMDSETTKEFMIKNDLKEKLIIGNEWKWEE; this comes from the coding sequence ATGAGAAAAATTGCTTACCTCATCTTAGGTGCACTATGCCTACAGGCATGTTCAGAAACACCAAAAGAAGAAACACAATCCGATCTTTTTGCCCGTATTGATACCGAAATAAAACAAAATTCCAAAGGCTATAACACATTAAAGGAAGCTACAGAAACTATAGGTCATAGGTTAACAGGATCAACCAACGGTGCACAGGCAGAAGAATACACCTATAACAAATTCAAGGAATATGGCTTTGAAGATGTTGTTTACCAAACTTTTGAAGTTGAGGCATGGGCAAGAGGCGAAGTTTCTTTAACCATCAACGAGGATGATGTTAAGGTAGTGACCTTAGGTCATGCACCTGTAGAGGCACACGTTACCGGTGAAATTGTAGACATGGGCAATGGACTGGATGCAGACTACGCTGCCAACCCAGATGCCGTAAAAGGAAAAATAGCTTTGGTATATATTAATATTCTACCAGGTAGCGAAGAAGGGTTAAGCAATTTACACCGTAGCGAGAAAACGGCTTTAGCCATAAAATATGGTGCTATTGGCATTATTATCATTAACCAAGTGGATAATGGCGTTTTACTTACAGGTACAGCTTCCGTTACCGGAGAGTTAATTCCAATACCTGCCGTATGTATTGGCAAGGAAGATGGCATGGCATTAAAAGAAACGTTGAAGACCAAAAAAGCTACCGCCAAAATTGATATGACCAATACAAGCGATATGATTAAGGCAAGAAACGTAGTTGCAACATTACCAGGTACAGAAATACCTCAAGAAGAAATTGTCATTGGTGGTCATTTAGATTCTTGGGATCTGGCTACCGGTGCCATAGATAACGGTATTGGTTCATTTGCGGTGCTTGATATTGCAAGAGCCTTCAAGGCTAATAATCTACAACCAAAAAGAACCGTGAAGTTTGTTATGTTCATGGGAGAGGAACAAGGTTTACTAGGTTCTAAATATTTGGTAGAACAAGCTGTTGAAAACAATACCATTGAGAACATTAAATATATGATGAACCTAGATATGTCCGGTAACCCAATAGGTATGAATGCCGGCGGTAAATTAGATAATGAACAGTTTTTTAAAGATTTAGGTGCTGCCATTCAAAAACAGGATACTATTTATCAAAACAAATTCTCCAACAAATCTGGGCTACATAGCGATCACCAACCATTTATGCTTGAAGGTGTGCCCATTTTATCGGTACATAGTAATTTAGACCGTTCTATCTACGGATGTTACCATTCTGATTGTGACGATTTTCATTTGGTGAATGAAGACCATATGAAAAATACGGCACGTTTTGGCACAATGATGCTGTATGCTCTAGCAAATGCCGATACTTTACCAGCAACAAAAATGGATAGTGAAACTACCAAAGAATTCATGATCAAAAATGATTTAAAAGAGAAATTGATCATTGGCAACGAATGGAAATGGGAAGAGTAA
- a CDS encoding aminopeptidase P family protein, which produces MKYDQIPNSLFIKNRKKFMDRMQPKSIAVFNSNDIYPIGADSVLPFEQHRDIFYLSGADQEETILVLFPDAINKKHREVLFVRETNEHIAIWEGEKLTKEKATEVSGIETICWLQDFDKIFFDLMTEAETIYFNTNEHYRQAVETQTREDRFIEKCKREYPAHRVAKSNPILQEIRGVKEPEEIDIMQTACNITEKGFRRLLSFVKPGVMEYEIEAELLHEFIRNKSKGFAYPPIIASGNNANVLHYLENNKACNAGDLILMDTAAEYANYSSDLTRTIPVSGKFTKRQKEVYNAVLRVKDDATKMLVPGTLWAEYHKECGKIMTSELLGLGLLDKADVQNENPEWPAYKKYFMHGTSHHIGLNTHDYGALKTPMTANMVFTVEPGIYIPAENMGIRLEDDVVIQEKGEPFNLMANIPIKADEIEELMNN; this is translated from the coding sequence ATGAAATACGATCAAATACCTAACTCCCTATTTATAAAGAACCGTAAGAAGTTTATGGACCGCATGCAACCTAAAAGTATTGCAGTTTTTAACTCTAACGATATTTACCCGATAGGAGCCGATAGTGTTTTGCCTTTTGAGCAACATAGAGATATATTTTACCTATCTGGTGCTGATCAAGAAGAAACGATACTGGTGTTGTTTCCCGATGCCATTAATAAAAAACATCGCGAAGTTTTGTTTGTTCGTGAAACCAATGAGCATATTGCCATTTGGGAAGGTGAAAAATTAACCAAAGAAAAGGCTACGGAAGTGTCTGGTATAGAAACCATTTGTTGGTTGCAAGATTTTGATAAAATCTTCTTCGATCTCATGACCGAAGCCGAGACTATTTATTTCAATACAAACGAGCATTACAGGCAGGCGGTAGAAACACAGACTAGAGAAGATCGGTTTATTGAAAAATGTAAGCGTGAATATCCTGCTCATCGCGTAGCAAAGAGTAATCCTATTTTGCAGGAAATTAGAGGTGTAAAAGAGCCTGAGGAAATTGATATTATGCAAACGGCATGTAATATCACTGAAAAAGGATTTCGAAGACTACTAAGTTTTGTGAAACCAGGGGTGATGGAGTATGAAATTGAGGCAGAGTTGCTACATGAGTTCATAAGAAACAAATCTAAAGGTTTTGCTTATCCGCCAATTATTGCATCTGGTAATAATGCTAATGTGTTACATTATTTAGAGAATAACAAGGCATGTAATGCTGGTGATTTAATTTTGATGGATACTGCTGCAGAATATGCCAATTATTCTAGTGATCTTACTAGAACTATACCTGTAAGCGGAAAATTTACCAAACGCCAAAAAGAGGTGTACAATGCTGTTTTACGTGTAAAAGACGATGCTACCAAAATGTTGGTGCCGGGTACGCTTTGGGCAGAATATCACAAGGAATGTGGTAAAATAATGACCTCAGAACTTTTAGGTCTTGGTTTGTTGGATAAAGCCGATGTACAAAATGAAAATCCCGAATGGCCTGCATACAAGAAATACTTCATGCACGGTACAAGTCACCATATTGGTCTGAATACGCATGATTATGGGGCTTTGAAAACACCAATGACAGCCAATATGGTATTTACCGTAGAGCCGGGTATTTATATACCTGCAGAAAATATGGGTATTCGTTTAGAAGATGATGTGGTTATTCAAGAAAAAGGAGAACCTTTTAACTTAATGGCGAATATTCCGATTAAGGCAGATGAGATAGAGGAATTAATGAACAACTAA
- a CDS encoding M28 family peptidase, with product MGRVISIKRILLRQGIVPALLCLSFLAGCSQQPEEKPVDYFELVRPEFTGKLAYETTDFVEDYWRVVGNTGFNKTIHLIADRLKAAGYVLEEEATTGDRFTYRIEKRAMSRQTWEPVSASLQIVGQEMPLLLSQTNRNMTYLNSASTSKEGIKADVLWVTSVEDMESASMKGKVVFAEMSARKLYKTAMKNGAIGILTYDNPGYLQPEKNTTSIQFRSLPSPSDSDFWGIALSYEAKEKLVAQLKTGATEVLVKIETKRYPSEELTIVADIKGSELPNERLVYSAHVQEPGANDNATGVGTQLEMAKTAAKLFGENKIAFKRTMTFLWGDEIVSTNRYIQEDPERAKGIKWGISLDMVGENTTITGGTFLIEKMPDPSAIWTRGNDKHSEWGGDVLKLEDMKPHYLNDFITSTFKKQGNFANWVVETNPFEGGSDHTPFLQADIPGLLLWHFTDQFYHTDNDRIDKVSKETMKNVGTAALVSGLTLVNSNTAFALEQISLLEQKAIDRLQTEFQLSVNAIKNGNAIENEKAILEAWEDWYVKAISTTNDVVSKSNGNIKDAIKESQTRLTLKSQELIKNLNTSSKN from the coding sequence ATGGGAAGAGTAATCTCCATCAAAAGAATATTATTAAGGCAGGGCATTGTACCCGCATTACTCTGCCTTTCTTTTTTAGCAGGATGCTCTCAGCAGCCTGAAGAAAAACCAGTAGATTATTTTGAGCTTGTTCGTCCAGAATTCACTGGCAAGCTTGCCTATGAAACTACAGATTTTGTAGAAGATTATTGGCGTGTTGTGGGCAACACCGGTTTTAATAAAACAATTCACCTTATTGCAGATCGTCTAAAAGCAGCAGGTTATGTATTAGAAGAGGAAGCAACAACTGGTGACCGGTTTACCTACCGTATTGAAAAGCGAGCAATGAGCCGCCAAACCTGGGAACCTGTTTCGGCATCATTACAAATTGTAGGTCAAGAAATGCCCTTACTACTTTCGCAAACCAATAGAAACATGACCTATTTAAATTCGGCTTCTACCTCAAAAGAAGGTATTAAGGCAGATGTTCTATGGGTAACATCTGTTGAAGATATGGAGTCCGCCTCCATGAAAGGCAAAGTAGTTTTTGCAGAAATGAGTGCTAGAAAATTGTACAAAACCGCAATGAAAAACGGGGCAATAGGAATTCTCACCTACGACAACCCTGGGTATTTACAACCAGAGAAAAATACCACTTCAATTCAATTTAGAAGTCTTCCTTCACCATCTGATAGTGATTTCTGGGGCATTGCCCTGTCATATGAAGCAAAAGAAAAATTAGTGGCGCAACTTAAAACAGGTGCTACTGAAGTTCTAGTAAAGATAGAAACCAAAAGATATCCATCCGAAGAACTGACCATTGTTGCTGATATTAAAGGAAGTGAATTGCCCAATGAACGTTTGGTGTACAGCGCACATGTTCAAGAACCCGGCGCAAATGACAACGCAACGGGTGTTGGCACGCAATTAGAAATGGCTAAAACCGCAGCCAAATTATTCGGCGAAAATAAAATAGCATTTAAAAGAACCATGACTTTTTTATGGGGCGATGAAATTGTTTCTACCAACCGGTATATTCAAGAAGATCCTGAACGTGCAAAAGGAATTAAATGGGGAATTAGTCTTGATATGGTAGGCGAAAATACTACAATAACAGGCGGCACTTTCTTGATTGAAAAAATGCCAGACCCAAGTGCTATTTGGACTCGTGGCAATGATAAACACAGTGAATGGGGCGGTGATGTTTTAAAGTTAGAAGACATGAAACCACACTATTTGAATGATTTTATAACATCGACCTTTAAAAAACAGGGCAATTTTGCGAATTGGGTGGTAGAAACCAACCCGTTTGAAGGTGGAAGTGACCACACTCCTTTTTTACAAGCTGATATACCCGGACTTTTACTTTGGCATTTTACAGACCAATTTTACCATACCGATAATGACCGTATAGACAAGGTTTCAAAAGAAACCATGAAAAATGTGGGTACTGCGGCACTAGTGAGCGGACTCACCCTAGTAAATTCAAATACCGCATTTGCCTTAGAACAAATATCTTTATTGGAACAAAAAGCCATAGATCGTTTACAAACCGAATTTCAGTTAAGCGTAAACGCTATTAAAAATGGCAACGCCATTGAGAATGAAAAGGCTATTCTAGAAGCTTGGGAAGATTGGTACGTTAAAGCTATCTCAACCACCAACGATGTAGTTTCAAAATCAAACGGCAATATTAAAGACGCCATAAAAGAATCACAAACAAGGCTAACAT